A portion of the Phyllobacterium zundukense genome contains these proteins:
- a CDS encoding aldo/keto reductase, with protein MSLEPIGKSLIGFASRLGFGASGIGTLYRDVPEAQAQEVLHSAYDAGFRYFDTAPLYGHGLSELRLGQFLRTVPRQSFTVSTKVGRYLVPPRGEDVDHGIWASPLRLKPVFDYSYQGTMRSLEQSANRLGFSEFDLVYIHDVDRYTHGDIFERRFDEAVDGCYRALDDLRRAGHIRAVGVGVNESDIATRFLQNATLDAVMIAGRYTLLDQSAADDLLPLAASKGVEIVVAGVFNSGILASGPTSANVTYDYKAPPAAVMEKAQRLAALCEKHNIPLQAAALQFPFRHSSVSVAVIGMSHKERVDQNVRWLEWPISTSFWDDAAQSNLIAA; from the coding sequence ACCGCGACGTGCCGGAAGCGCAAGCGCAGGAGGTGCTGCACAGCGCCTACGATGCTGGATTTCGATATTTTGATACGGCTCCGCTTTATGGCCATGGCCTCAGCGAATTGCGGCTTGGCCAGTTTCTCCGCACAGTGCCGCGCCAAAGTTTCACGGTTTCGACCAAGGTCGGGCGTTATCTCGTGCCGCCTCGCGGCGAAGATGTCGACCACGGAATTTGGGCGTCGCCACTGCGCCTGAAACCGGTATTCGACTACAGCTACCAAGGGACAATGCGGTCACTCGAACAATCGGCCAATCGCCTCGGTTTCTCCGAGTTCGATCTCGTTTATATCCACGATGTCGATCGCTACACGCATGGAGACATCTTCGAACGACGCTTCGATGAGGCAGTCGACGGATGTTACCGCGCACTCGATGATTTGCGTAGGGCGGGTCACATAAGGGCGGTTGGTGTTGGCGTTAATGAAAGCGATATCGCAACGCGCTTCCTGCAAAATGCCACCCTTGATGCCGTTATGATCGCCGGGCGTTATACCTTGCTCGATCAAAGCGCGGCGGATGACCTTCTTCCACTCGCGGCAAGCAAAGGCGTCGAGATCGTGGTGGCCGGGGTTTTCAACTCTGGAATACTGGCCTCGGGCCCTACTTCCGCCAACGTCACCTATGACTATAAGGCGCCACCCGCCGCCGTTATGGAGAAAGCCCAGCGCCTCGCGGCCTTGTGCGAAAAGCACAACATACCCCTGCAGGCTGCCGCGCTGCAATTTCCGTTCCGCCACTCATCCGTTTCAGTTGCCGTCATTGGTATGAGCCATAAGGAACGGGTCGATCAAAATGTCCGTTGGCTCGAATGGCCAATTTCGACGTCTTTCTGGGATGATGCCGCGCAGTCGAATCTCATCGCAGCGTAG